One Oryza brachyantha chromosome 3, ObraRS2, whole genome shotgun sequence DNA segment encodes these proteins:
- the LOC102708597 gene encoding serine/arginine repetitive matrix protein 1: MSGGFFRGTSADQDTRFSNKQAKLLKTQKFAPELEHLVDMTKVKMDVMKPWIATRVTELLGFEDEVLINFIYGLLEEKEADGKKIQIQLTGFMEKNTVKFMKELWSLLLSAQQNASGVPQQFLDAKEAEIQQKKAEESRIAQEIQKKREKDGRDQELENQKLMDGDAGNSRLGPDCADAEEEKELNSKHSSRTKSRESHRSRSISLSPRGRRRSISPRRRSPSPSRHSISFERTQRSSRRSISPRRSFSPRRRSPRSTPSVSRRRSPYSRRSPSVPRYRSPSPRRRHHIRRKSPPFGRRRSPSPHHRQSPGRGPRSPSPARHRSSRRRLSQDKHRSPSPGRRRPRPPSPGRRRPRSPSPGRRMPRSPSPRRHRPRSRSPGRQRSPSPHRSPRLRSPKRRRRSPVSPRSRCANHRASPQRMRSSSRDIEKGTNGVPSRNDVDVLQRNKERSRDDNRNDTEVSDHFSSDSEQRKLTKSTSSPNKPERNSARDSSVKRTEKHLPSQGITDTSGEEEDSRARENVRKANSSHRKVKDFSADLQLMEAHDDLSHGEKSPSRFQQSGKETSKKLNNQLSESSEDERDGRRKQMDDSPDDSHMKQHSPSRAGMHNSYSKDAMNNEYATKGSRDGISAKKYPAKVDEDPESEDGSSFKKDKRKVHGNSHIDSGSSGSEESGKHRSHAEKRKHKKTRKHKRHYDDSSDESDSESDDKESKRRRKEEKRLRKEERRRRREERHRRRADRHASKLKLKHAETVDMDSDAEKDHDSDSDADVRKKGLYTGKEESDQQKLEIELREKALESLRAKKAINH, encoded by the exons GAGGCGGATGGAAAGAAGATACAGATACAGCTGACAGGATTCATGGAGAAGAACACGGTGAAGTTCATGAAGGAGCTGTGGAGCCTCCTGCTCAGTGCACAGCAGAATGCCAGTGGGGTGCCCCAACAGTTTTTAGATGCAAAGGAGGCTGAGATTCAGCAGAAAAAG GCGGAGGAAAGTAGAATTGCTCAGGAGATCCAGAAGAAACGGGAGAAAGATGGAAGGGACCAAGAACTAGAGAATCAAAAATTGATG GACGGGGATGCTGGTAACTCGAGATTGGGTCCTGATTGTGCTGATGCtgaggaggaaaaagaattgAACTCTAAGCATAGCTCAAGAACAAAGAGCCG GGAAAGCCACAGGTCCAGGAGCATCTCCTTGTCGCCCCGTGGTAGGCGGAGATCTATTTCTCCCAGGAGGCGTTCCCCATCTCCTTCCAGGCATTCCATTTCTTTTGAGAGAACACAAAGATCTTCAAGACGTTCAATATCACCTAGACGTTCTTTTTCTCCACGAAGGCGTTCTCCAAGAAGTACCCCTTCAGTCTCCAGGCGAAGGTCCCCATATTCCAGAAGATCACCGTCAGTACCAAGATATCGATCACCGTCACCTCGTCGTAGGCATCATATTCGGAGGAAATCTCCGCCTTTTGGGCGTCGGAGGTCACCATCTCCCCATCATCGTCAGTCTCCAGGTCGTGGACCAAGATCACCATCCCCTGCACGCCACAGATCTTCTCGTCGTAGGTTATCTCAAGACAAACACCGGTCTCCATCTCCAGGAAGACGTAGGCCTCGGCCCCCTTCACCAGGAAGGCGTAGGCCACGGTCGCCTTCACCAGGAAGACGTATGCCACGGTCTCCATCTCCCAGGAGACACAGACCACGGTCACGATCTCCAGGAAGACAGCGATCACCCTCTCCTCACCGCTCTCCACGCTTGAGATCTCCAAAACGACGGAGGAGATCCCCGGTTTCGCCCAGAAGTCGTTGTGCAAACCATCGAGCCTCTCCACAACGAATGAG GAGCTCGAGTAGAGACATTGAGAAAGGAACAAATGGTGTTCCATCCCGTAATGATGTAGATGTGCTTCAAAG GAACAAAGAAAGATCACGTGATGACAACAGGAATGATACAGAAGTGAGTGATCATTTTTCATCAGATTCTGAGCAACGTAAGTTGACAAAATCCACAAGTTCTCCAAACAAGCCAGAAAGGAACTCAGCACGTGATAG TTCTGTGAAGAGGACTGAGAAGCACTTACCCAGTCAGGGCATCACAGATACTAGTGGGGAAGAGGAGGACAGTCGTGCAAG AGAGAATGTACGAAAAGCAAATTCATCACACAGAAAAGTTAAAGATTTCTCGGCAGATCTGCAACTAATGGAAGCCCATGATGATTTGAGCCATGGAGAAAAATCTCCATCTAGATTCCAACAGAG TGGCAAGGAAACATCGAAGAAACTGAACAATCAACTATCAGAATCATCAGAAGATGAGCGTGATGGTAGAAGGAAACAAATGGATGATTCTCCCGATGATTCCCATATGAAACAGCATTCTCCTAGTAGAGCTGGAATGCACAACTCTTATTCAAAGGATGCCATGAACAATGAGTATGCAACAAAAGGTTCTCGTGATGGTATTTCTGCTAAGAAGTATCCTGCTAAAGTTGATGAAGATCCTGAGTCAGAAGATGGAAGTTCTTTCAAGAAAGATAAGAGAAAAGTACATGGTAATAGCCACATTGATTCTGGAAGTTCTGGGTCAGAAGAATCAGGGAAGCATAGATCCCATGCTGAGAAGAGAAAGCATAAAAAGACCCGTAAACATAAGAGACATTATGATGATAGTTCTGATGAATCTGATTCGGAGTCAGATGACAAGGAGTCCAAGCGGAGgaggaaagaagagaagaggttGCGAAAAGAGGAAAGACGGCGTAGACGTGAAGAGCGGCACCGTAGAAGGGCAGACCGCCATGCCAGCAAACTAAAACTGAAGCATGCTGAAACTGTCGATATGGATTCAGATGCAGAGAAGGACCATGATTCTGACTCAGATGCTGATGTTAGGAAGAAAGGTTTATATACTGGCAAGGAAGAATCAGATCAGCAGAAACTTGAAATTGAGCTTCGTGAGAAGGCACTGGAATCTCTTAGAGCAAAGAAAGCCATCAACCACTAG